The Skermanella pratensis genome has a window encoding:
- a CDS encoding DUF1003 domain-containing protein produces the protein MAVQDDKVGTSKANGVRAHLTDEEHRLLSRLRHRKPARNPPAGEPGPELGGRLADRVASVVGSWRFIIVQSAALSLWIVANLFAWWSAWDPYPFILLNLVLSFQAAFTAPVILMSQNRQGTIDRMNAQHDYEVNTKAELEIELLHQKIDLLREQEIALLLKMVSRFEQRMEAMQERGEVGRTDGPTG, from the coding sequence ATGGCGGTCCAGGATGACAAGGTCGGCACTTCCAAGGCGAACGGCGTCAGGGCGCACCTGACGGACGAGGAGCACCGGCTGCTGTCCCGGCTGCGGCACCGCAAGCCGGCGCGCAACCCTCCGGCCGGGGAACCCGGGCCGGAGTTGGGGGGCAGGCTGGCGGACCGGGTCGCCAGCGTCGTCGGTTCCTGGCGTTTCATCATCGTACAGTCGGCGGCCCTGTCCCTCTGGATCGTCGCCAACCTGTTCGCCTGGTGGAGCGCCTGGGACCCGTATCCCTTCATCCTGCTGAACCTGGTGCTGTCGTTTCAGGCTGCCTTCACGGCGCCGGTGATCCTGATGAGCCAGAACCGCCAGGGCACCATCGACCGGATGAACGCTCAGCACGATTACGAGGTCAATACCAAGGCCGAGTTGGAGATCGAACTGCTGCACCAGAAGATCGACCTGCTGCGCGAGCAGGAGATCGCCTTGCTGCTGAAGATGGTGAGCCGGTTCGAGCAGCGGATGGAGGCGATGCAGGAGCGGGGCGAGGTCGGCAGGACGGACGGCCCGACCGGGTAA
- a CDS encoding TIGR03364 family FAD-dependent oxidoreductase yields MTHYDLAVIGGGIVGLAHALAAAKRRLKVCVIDRDRRSNGASIRNFGFVTVTGQRAGVTWNRARRSRDIWAEVAPLAGIPVLHRGTAVVAHRPEAMAVLEQFAGGTMGEGCRLLDPAEAARTLPMVRPGIRGALWSPHELRVEPREALPKLGAFLASAHGVDFLWGVQARGVETGAAGVAVVDTTAGRITASRVAVCPGGDLLSLFPETLARRGLTQSKLHMLRLAPQPAGWRLPGSVMQDLSLVRYEGFTDLPGVPALKARLEAEAGDALENGIHLIVVQGADGSLVVGDSHHYDPTPDPFAPAGIDGIILRHAAETLDIPDMTVTERWLGCYPSSPTETAFIDAPDPAVRLSVVSSGTGMSTAFAIGEEAVAELFGDAQAS; encoded by the coding sequence GTGACGCATTACGATCTGGCGGTCATCGGTGGCGGGATCGTCGGGCTGGCGCATGCTCTGGCCGCCGCGAAGCGCCGCCTCAAGGTCTGCGTGATCGACCGTGACCGGCGCTCCAACGGCGCCTCGATCCGCAATTTCGGTTTCGTGACGGTCACCGGGCAGCGTGCCGGCGTCACCTGGAACCGGGCGCGCCGCAGCCGCGACATCTGGGCCGAGGTGGCGCCCCTGGCAGGCATTCCCGTCCTGCACCGGGGGACCGCGGTCGTCGCCCACCGGCCCGAGGCCATGGCGGTCCTCGAACAGTTCGCCGGCGGAACCATGGGGGAGGGGTGCCGCCTGCTCGATCCCGCGGAGGCGGCGCGGACCCTGCCGATGGTCCGTCCGGGCATCCGGGGCGCCTTGTGGAGCCCCCACGAGTTGCGGGTCGAGCCGCGCGAAGCCCTGCCGAAACTGGGCGCCTTCCTGGCCTCCGCCCATGGCGTCGATTTCCTCTGGGGCGTCCAGGCGCGCGGCGTCGAGACCGGCGCGGCCGGTGTCGCCGTCGTGGACACCACCGCCGGACGCATCACGGCATCCCGCGTCGCCGTCTGCCCCGGCGGGGACCTGCTGTCCCTCTTCCCCGAAACCCTGGCGAGGCGCGGCCTCACCCAGAGCAAGCTCCACATGCTGCGCCTCGCGCCGCAGCCGGCCGGGTGGCGCCTGCCGGGATCGGTGATGCAGGATCTCAGCCTGGTGCGCTACGAAGGCTTTACCGACCTGCCCGGCGTGCCGGCGCTCAAGGCGCGCCTGGAAGCCGAGGCGGGGGACGCGCTTGAGAACGGTATCCACCTGATCGTCGTCCAGGGCGCCGACGGCTCGCTGGTGGTCGGCGACAGCCATCACTACGACCCGACGCCCGATCCTTTCGCCCCCGCCGGGATTGACGGCATCATCCTGCGGCACGCGGCGGAAACGCTCGACATTCCCGACATGACCGTGACCGAACGCTGGCTCGGCTGCTACCCGTCGTCTCCTACGGAAACCGCCTTCATCGACGCTCCCGATCCGGCGGTGCGCCTCTCCGTCGTTTCCAGCGGAACCGGCATGAGCACCGCTTTCGCCATCGGCGAGGAGGCGGTGGCCGAACTGTTCGGGGATGCGCAGGCCTCCTGA
- a CDS encoding acyltransferase, whose amino-acid sequence MADDLGFRTMAKALVDGLCLAVAALPAGLCRLEARFGERGDLFTLFGQGFSVVPGLPGNFLRRAFARLTLDGCAPDCEIGFLTWFSSRHARVGRGVYIGPMSVIADAEIGDGSLVATRVSILSGKKQHGFDAEGRLIPFSRDRAAFVSIGRNTWIGEGAIIMADVGDGCVVAAGAVVTRPVPAGQIVGGNPARVIGAADATLGSEEKGRTMA is encoded by the coding sequence ATGGCGGATGATCTCGGTTTCAGGACGATGGCCAAGGCGCTGGTCGACGGCTTGTGCCTCGCGGTCGCGGCGCTGCCGGCGGGCCTGTGCCGGCTGGAGGCGCGGTTCGGCGAGCGGGGCGACCTGTTCACGCTGTTCGGGCAGGGATTCTCGGTCGTGCCGGGATTGCCGGGCAACTTCCTGCGCAGGGCCTTCGCGAGGCTGACCCTCGACGGCTGCGCGCCGGACTGCGAGATCGGATTCCTGACCTGGTTCTCCAGCCGCCACGCCCGTGTGGGACGGGGAGTTTATATCGGGCCGATGTCGGTGATCGCCGATGCCGAGATCGGCGACGGGTCGCTGGTGGCGACGCGGGTCAGCATCCTGAGCGGCAAGAAGCAGCACGGGTTCGACGCGGAGGGCCGGCTGATCCCGTTCAGCCGCGACCGCGCCGCTTTCGTCAGCATCGGCCGGAACACCTGGATCGGAGAGGGGGCGATCATCATGGCCGATGTCGGCGACGGATGCGTGGTCGCGGCGGGAGCCGTGGTGACCCGGCCGGTGCCCGCCGGACAGATCGTCGGCGGCAACCCGGCAAGGGTCATCGGAGCAGCGGATGCCACTCTCGGAAGCGAAGAAAAAGGCAGAACCATGGCATGA
- a CDS encoding glycosyltransferase family 2 protein has product MSSLDAVSPIVAQFEPRSTERDREGRMLLSLVIPCYNESANIEPLFARLFPVLDTLPLDWEVVCVNDGSRDDTLERLTAVHDREPRVRVVDLSRNFGKEAALSAGLAVADGDAVVPMDADLQHPPELLPDLVARWREGFDVVIAIRQARTGQSAGNRLGARVFYWLFDRMSEVPLPREAGDFRLLDRVVVDVINRMPERTRFMKGIFAWVGFRQTTIPYVQGERASGETKWGFLKLLRFSMVGLTAFSTFPLRVWGLVGAVVSGLAFCYIVMRLMRTALYGIDVPGYESIIVTVLFLGGVQLLTLGIIGDYLGRVFDEVKGRPLYIVRSIRGRAAPSAVSRGMEAAPGAERMYPRGDS; this is encoded by the coding sequence ATGTCTTCCCTGGACGCAGTGTCGCCGATCGTCGCGCAGTTCGAACCCCGTTCCACCGAGCGCGACCGGGAGGGGCGCATGCTGCTGTCCCTGGTGATCCCCTGCTACAACGAGTCGGCCAATATAGAGCCGCTGTTCGCCCGGCTGTTTCCCGTGCTGGACACCCTGCCCCTGGACTGGGAGGTAGTCTGCGTCAACGACGGCAGCCGCGACGACACCCTGGAGAGGCTGACCGCCGTCCATGACCGGGAGCCGCGGGTGCGGGTGGTCGACCTGTCCCGCAATTTCGGGAAGGAGGCGGCCCTGTCCGCCGGCCTGGCGGTGGCCGACGGCGATGCGGTCGTCCCGATGGACGCCGACCTGCAGCATCCGCCGGAGCTGCTGCCCGACCTGGTCGCCAGGTGGCGCGAGGGTTTCGACGTCGTGATCGCGATCCGCCAGGCGAGGACCGGCCAGTCGGCGGGCAACCGGCTGGGCGCGCGGGTCTTCTACTGGCTGTTCGACCGCATGTCGGAGGTGCCGCTGCCGCGCGAGGCCGGGGATTTCAGGCTGCTCGACCGTGTCGTGGTCGACGTGATCAACCGCATGCCGGAGCGTACCCGGTTCATGAAGGGCATCTTCGCCTGGGTCGGTTTCCGTCAGACGACGATCCCCTATGTCCAGGGCGAGCGCGCCAGCGGCGAGACCAAATGGGGCTTCCTGAAGCTTCTGCGCTTCTCCATGGTCGGGCTGACCGCCTTTTCCACGTTCCCGCTGAGGGTATGGGGATTGGTCGGGGCCGTCGTCTCCGGGCTGGCCTTCTGCTACATCGTGATGCGGCTGATGCGCACGGCGTTGTACGGCATCGACGTGCCCGGTTATGAATCCATCATCGTCACCGTGCTGTTCCTGGGCGGGGTCCAGCTGCTGACCCTGGGCATCATCGGCGACTATCTCGGCCGGGTCTTCGACGAGGTGAAGGGGCGGCCGCTTTACATCGTGCGCTCGATCCGCGGCAGGGCGGCGCCGTCGGCGGTGTCGCGCGGGATGGAAGCCGCGCCCGGCGCCGAGCGCATGTACCCGCGCGGCGATTCCTGA
- a CDS encoding glycosyltransferase family 39 protein: MTVIDPRIPQSAFDRVVAGVLPRSLFDDLALGLLFSLGVLIALTFPNYGIIWDEEVQRTYGLLLLDYYASGLRDLSAFGYDNLYLYGGGFDMAAALLERVSPLGAYETRHLLGGMIGLLGMAGTWRLARLIGGERAGFFALLLLALLPAYYGHMFSNPKDIPFACGMVWCLHLSALILRELPRPRWGLVLGFGVVLGLTLGTRIGGVLAVFFLGAAVLGHLGRVALLRRGFGPAARQALSIALRLSPALPVAWTVMVLVWPWAHLDFLNPVRAFLKFSAFPWPNEVLYGGRWISADDLPATYLPTMLGLQLPELLLAGLVAAAWYGFRALVRPPLVADATRRLQAGLVALAAVFPVVYALVSHPVLYNGFRHFLFVLPPLAVLAALGFDRLWAAVADNRSRLRARLLALPFTAAGVAQLWTMAALHPYEYIYYNRIAGGIAGAEWRYELDYWGAALREAALELDEYVANERGGRIGAGDRVRVFVCGHPNSAMYFLPPQFRLVGEPEQADFLVSWTQAGCNFTMFGQVVAEVRRFGVTLAVVKDLRE; the protein is encoded by the coding sequence ATGACCGTCATCGATCCACGGATCCCGCAATCCGCCTTCGATCGGGTGGTCGCGGGGGTCCTGCCGAGAAGCCTGTTCGACGACCTGGCCCTGGGGCTGCTGTTCTCCCTGGGCGTCCTGATCGCCCTGACCTTTCCCAATTACGGCATCATCTGGGACGAGGAGGTGCAGCGGACCTACGGGCTCCTGCTGCTGGACTACTACGCCTCGGGGCTCCGGGACCTGTCGGCCTTCGGCTATGACAATCTCTACCTGTACGGCGGCGGCTTCGACATGGCGGCGGCCCTGCTGGAGCGGGTGTCTCCCCTGGGCGCGTACGAGACGCGGCACCTGCTCGGCGGGATGATCGGGCTGCTCGGGATGGCCGGCACCTGGCGGCTGGCGAGGCTGATCGGGGGCGAGAGGGCGGGCTTCTTCGCGCTGCTGCTGCTGGCGCTGCTGCCGGCCTATTACGGCCATATGTTCTCCAACCCCAAGGACATTCCGTTCGCCTGCGGCATGGTCTGGTGCCTTCACCTGTCGGCGCTTATCCTGCGCGAGCTGCCGCGGCCGCGCTGGGGCTTGGTCCTGGGTTTCGGCGTCGTGCTGGGCCTGACGCTGGGGACCCGCATCGGCGGCGTGCTGGCGGTCTTCTTCCTGGGGGCGGCGGTGCTGGGCCACCTGGGACGGGTCGCGCTGCTGCGCCGCGGCTTCGGTCCGGCTGCCCGGCAGGCCCTGTCCATCGCGCTGCGCCTGTCGCCGGCCCTGCCGGTCGCCTGGACGGTGATGGTCCTGGTCTGGCCCTGGGCGCACCTGGACTTCCTGAACCCGGTCCGGGCCTTCCTGAAGTTTTCCGCCTTCCCCTGGCCCAACGAGGTGCTGTACGGCGGGCGGTGGATCTCCGCGGACGACCTGCCGGCGACATACCTGCCGACCATGCTGGGGCTGCAACTGCCCGAGCTGCTGCTGGCGGGGCTAGTGGCCGCGGCCTGGTACGGGTTCCGCGCCCTGGTTCGGCCTCCCCTCGTGGCGGACGCGACCCGCCGCCTCCAGGCGGGGCTGGTGGCGCTGGCCGCCGTCTTTCCCGTGGTCTATGCGCTGGTCAGCCATCCCGTCCTGTACAACGGGTTCCGCCATTTCCTGTTCGTGCTGCCGCCCCTGGCGGTGCTGGCGGCGCTGGGATTCGACCGGCTGTGGGCGGCGGTGGCCGACAACCGGTCCCGGCTGCGCGCCCGCCTGCTGGCCCTGCCCTTCACGGCCGCCGGGGTGGCGCAGCTCTGGACCATGGCGGCGCTGCATCCGTACGAATACATCTACTACAACCGCATCGCCGGCGGAATCGCCGGAGCCGAATGGCGCTACGAGCTGGACTATTGGGGGGCCGCCCTGCGCGAGGCCGCCCTGGAGCTGGACGAATACGTGGCCAACGAGCGCGGCGGCAGGATCGGCGCCGGCGACCGGGTCCGCGTCTTCGTCTGCGGCCATCCGAACTCCGCCATGTATTTCCTGCCGCCCCAGTTCAGGCTGGTGGGGGAGCCGGAGCAGGCCGACTTCCTGGTGTCATGGACCCAGGCGGGCTGCAACTTCACCATGTTCGGGCAGGTGGTCGCGGAGGTCCGGCGCTTCGGGGTGACGCTGGCGGTGGTGAAGGACCTTCGGGAGTAG
- a CDS encoding putative bifunctional diguanylate cyclase/phosphodiesterase, protein MTSHEPAEIVRLKRRLSRQKRRIALLETIATEADSERRRAEERLIHDASHDPLTGLPNRARFLDLLTRAMVRKREDRRLDFAVLFIDLDRFKVVNDSLGHPAGNRMIVEVAARLTGLAEPGAGSLARIGGDEFAVLLTDVADPGDAVRFADRVQEALKHPFVIDGQEVYSSASIGICLGTTAYAYAEDVLRDADLAMYRAKTLGKSRVQLFHREMRRSAMTRLILEADLRRAYANGEFVLHYQPIVSLASHEVVGFEALVRWRRPDGVLVYPGDFIPVVEDTGLIVALGFWILREACMTTRAWQEEYPRETPLTVSVNISPRQFAEPDLVPQVRRIVEETGIDPHTLRLEITESVTIGDADREVSMLSQLKELGIRLSIDDFGTGYSSLSYLHRLPLDVLKIDRSFVSAMDQSAESFQIVNTIMNLARSLGMDVVAEGAEVEGQIAQLRSMGCDFGQGYYFSRPVDRAGAARLLEGAQHWKPPA, encoded by the coding sequence ATGACCTCCCACGAACCGGCAGAGATCGTGCGGCTGAAAAGGCGGCTGTCCCGGCAGAAGCGGCGGATCGCCCTGCTGGAGACGATCGCCACCGAGGCCGACAGCGAACGGCGCCGGGCCGAGGAGCGGCTGATCCACGACGCCTCGCACGATCCCCTGACCGGGCTGCCGAACCGGGCGCGGTTCCTCGACCTGCTGACCCGGGCGATGGTCCGCAAGAGGGAGGACCGCCGGCTCGACTTCGCGGTCCTGTTCATCGACCTCGACCGCTTCAAGGTGGTCAACGACAGCCTGGGCCACCCTGCCGGCAACCGCATGATCGTCGAGGTCGCGGCCCGGCTGACCGGGCTGGCGGAACCCGGCGCCGGATCGCTGGCCCGGATCGGCGGCGACGAGTTCGCCGTCCTGCTGACCGACGTCGCCGATCCCGGCGACGCCGTCCGCTTCGCCGACCGCGTCCAGGAAGCCTTGAAGCACCCCTTCGTGATCGACGGGCAGGAGGTCTATTCCAGCGCCAGCATCGGCATTTGCCTGGGCACGACGGCGTACGCCTATGCCGAGGACGTCCTGCGCGACGCCGACCTGGCGATGTACCGGGCGAAGACGCTGGGCAAGTCGCGGGTCCAGCTGTTCCACCGCGAGATGCGCCGCTCGGCGATGACGCGGCTGATCCTGGAAGCCGATCTCCGGCGGGCCTACGCCAACGGCGAATTCGTCCTGCATTACCAGCCGATCGTGTCGCTCGCAAGCCACGAGGTCGTCGGTTTCGAGGCCCTGGTGCGCTGGCGGCGTCCCGACGGCGTCCTGGTCTATCCCGGCGACTTCATCCCCGTCGTCGAGGATACCGGCCTGATCGTGGCCCTGGGCTTCTGGATCCTGCGCGAGGCCTGCATGACGACCAGGGCCTGGCAGGAGGAATACCCGCGCGAGACGCCGCTCACCGTCAGCGTCAACATCTCGCCCCGGCAATTCGCCGAACCCGACCTGGTGCCCCAGGTCCGCCGCATCGTCGAGGAGACCGGGATCGATCCGCACACCCTCCGGCTGGAGATCACCGAGAGCGTCACCATCGGCGACGCCGACCGGGAGGTGAGCATGCTGTCCCAGTTGAAGGAGCTTGGGATCCGGTTGAGCATCGACGATTTCGGCACCGGCTACTCGTCGCTCAGCTACCTGCACCGGCTGCCGCTGGACGTGCTCAAGATCGACCGCTCCTTCGTGTCGGCCATGGACCAGAGCGCCGAGAGCTTCCAGATCGTCAACACGATCATGAACCTGGCCCGCAGCCTGGGCATGGACGTGGTCGCCGAGGGCGCGGAGGTCGAAGGGCAGATCGCGCAGCTCCGGTCCATGGGCTGCGACTTCGGCCAGGGCTATTACTTCTCCCGCCCGGTCGACCGGGCGGGCGCCGCCCGCTTGCTGGAAGGCGCGCAGCACTGGAAGCCGCCGGCATGA
- the bktB gene encoding beta-ketothiolase BktB, translated as MSDTRGAGQDVVIVSGVRTAIADFGGGLKDVPPSELGALVIGEALGRAGVPAADVQHVVMGQVIQSEPRDMYLSRTAAIGAGIPPEVPALTLNRLCGSGVQAIVSAAQMIMLGECSVAVAGGAESMSRAPYVTTGARWGVKMGDSTLVDAMTAALNDPFGNGHMGVTAENVAERFGIDRRTQDEFAVESHRRAARAIDAGYFKDQIVPVEVKTRKGVQVFDTDEHVRRGLAVEDVAKLRPVFKPDGSVTAANASGINDGAAAVVLMSAAEAERRGIRPMARILSWGHAGVAPEVMGLGPIPAVPKALERAGLSVADLDVIESNEAFAAQACAVAKELGLPADRTNPNGGAVALGHPVGATGCIITVKALYELKRTGGRYGLMTMCIGGGQGIALVIENLG; from the coding sequence GTGAGCGACACTCGAGGAGCGGGCCAGGACGTGGTCATCGTCAGCGGCGTGCGGACCGCCATCGCCGACTTCGGCGGCGGGCTGAAGGACGTCCCGCCGTCCGAGCTGGGCGCCCTGGTGATAGGCGAGGCGCTGGGCCGGGCGGGCGTGCCGGCCGCGGACGTGCAGCACGTGGTCATGGGCCAGGTGATCCAGAGCGAGCCGCGCGACATGTACCTGTCGCGCACGGCCGCCATCGGCGCCGGCATCCCGCCGGAGGTCCCCGCCTTGACGCTCAACCGGTTGTGCGGGTCGGGCGTCCAGGCGATCGTGTCGGCGGCCCAGATGATCATGCTGGGCGAATGTTCGGTCGCGGTGGCCGGCGGCGCCGAAAGCATGAGCCGGGCGCCCTATGTCACGACCGGGGCGCGCTGGGGCGTGAAGATGGGCGACAGCACCCTGGTGGACGCCATGACCGCCGCGCTGAACGATCCGTTCGGCAACGGCCACATGGGCGTCACGGCGGAGAACGTGGCCGAGCGCTTCGGCATCGACCGGCGCACCCAGGACGAGTTCGCGGTGGAGAGCCACCGCCGCGCCGCCCGGGCGATCGACGCCGGATACTTCAAGGACCAGATCGTGCCGGTCGAGGTCAAGACCCGCAAGGGCGTCCAGGTGTTCGACACCGACGAGCATGTCCGGCGCGGGCTGGCGGTCGAGGACGTGGCCAAGCTGCGGCCGGTGTTCAAGCCGGACGGAAGCGTGACCGCCGCCAACGCGTCGGGCATCAACGACGGGGCCGCCGCGGTCGTGCTGATGTCCGCCGCGGAAGCCGAGCGGCGCGGCATCCGGCCGATGGCGCGCATCCTGTCGTGGGGCCATGCCGGCGTGGCGCCGGAGGTCATGGGCCTGGGGCCGATCCCGGCGGTTCCCAAGGCGCTGGAGCGCGCCGGCCTGTCGGTCGCCGACCTGGACGTGATCGAGAGCAACGAGGCCTTCGCGGCGCAGGCCTGCGCGGTCGCGAAGGAGCTGGGGCTGCCGGCGGACCGGACCAACCCCAACGGCGGCGCGGTCGCGCTGGGCCATCCGGTGGGCGCCACCGGCTGCATCATCACGGTCAAGGCGCTGTACGAGCTGAAGCGGACCGGCGGGCGGTACGGGCTGATGACCATGTGCATCGGCGGGGGCCAGGGCATCGCCCTGGTGATCGAAAACCTTGGCTGA
- a CDS encoding PaaI family thioesterase codes for MADHPMTFEELAAAGWEQLPDSGFLGLVGPMWRRGEVFGFLAEPRHANYIDVVQGGMLMTFADRALGICAWEAAVNKACVTIQFDMQFIGAADIGDFVEITPEVIRRTRTLVFLRGTILDGDRVVASASGVWKILDRK; via the coding sequence TTGGCTGACCATCCCATGACCTTCGAGGAGCTTGCGGCGGCCGGGTGGGAGCAGCTGCCGGATTCCGGCTTCCTGGGCCTGGTCGGCCCGATGTGGCGGCGGGGCGAGGTGTTCGGGTTCCTGGCGGAACCCCGGCACGCCAATTACATCGACGTCGTCCAGGGCGGCATGCTGATGACCTTCGCCGACCGCGCGCTGGGGATCTGCGCGTGGGAGGCGGCGGTCAACAAAGCCTGCGTCACGATCCAGTTCGACATGCAGTTCATCGGGGCGGCGGATATCGGCGATTTCGTCGAGATCACGCCGGAGGTCATCCGCAGGACGCGGACCCTGGTGTTCCTGCGCGGGACGATCCTGGACGGCGACCGGGTCGTGGCGTCGGCCAGCGGCGTCTGGAAGATCCTCGACCGGAAGTGA
- a CDS encoding GNAT family N-acetyltransferase, whose protein sequence is MVEIRDPKPEDEGVWRELWAGYNRFYGADVPEEATAGTWARILDPESAIFCRLAVRDGAVVGFANCVVHPSTWSTASSCYLEDLFVSHDARGTGAGRALIQDLADQGRAKGWRRVYWHTRQDNAVARRLYDRFAPADGFVRYVVDLT, encoded by the coding sequence ATGGTCGAGATCAGGGATCCGAAGCCGGAGGACGAGGGCGTCTGGCGGGAGTTGTGGGCGGGGTACAACCGCTTCTACGGGGCGGACGTGCCGGAGGAGGCGACCGCCGGCACCTGGGCCCGCATCCTGGACCCGGAATCGGCGATCTTCTGCCGGCTGGCGGTCCGGGACGGCGCCGTCGTCGGCTTCGCCAACTGCGTGGTGCATCCCAGCACGTGGTCGACGGCGTCCTCCTGCTATCTCGAAGACCTGTTCGTGTCGCATGACGCGCGCGGGACCGGGGCCGGCCGCGCACTGATCCAGGACCTCGCCGACCAGGGGCGGGCCAAGGGGTGGCGGCGGGTCTACTGGCATACCAGGCAGGACAACGCGGTGGCCCGGCGGCTGTACGACCGGTTCGCCCCGGCGGACGGTTTCGTGCGGTATGTCGTCGATCTGACTTGA
- the nanR gene encoding transcriptional regulator NanR codes for MTSIDPIPRRKLYQEVLDRLLARISSGEYAVGDQLPSERQLMEMYKVGRPAIREAMQTLSHMGLVSITHGERARVTPITADRVIEQVGETAKHFIAGAPENLEHLKEARVFFEVGMVRLAAERATEEDIGRLARRLEDHRDALADLPNFLPCDMAFHREIATISGNPIYVAVSQSMFAWLAVYHVKLLRAPGAELITIEEHERIFDAVADRDPDAAAAAMSDHLKRASQLYRQFES; via the coding sequence ATGACCTCCATCGACCCGATCCCCCGGCGCAAGCTCTACCAGGAGGTTCTGGACCGCCTGCTCGCCCGGATCTCCAGCGGCGAGTACGCGGTCGGCGACCAGCTTCCCAGCGAGCGCCAGCTGATGGAGATGTACAAGGTCGGCCGCCCGGCGATCCGGGAGGCGATGCAGACCCTGTCCCATATGGGGCTGGTGTCGATCACCCACGGCGAGCGGGCGCGGGTCACGCCGATCACCGCGGACCGGGTGATCGAGCAGGTCGGCGAGACGGCCAAGCACTTCATCGCAGGGGCGCCGGAGAACCTGGAGCACCTGAAGGAGGCCCGCGTCTTCTTCGAGGTCGGCATGGTCCGCTTGGCGGCGGAGCGGGCGACCGAGGAGGATATCGGCCGGCTGGCCCGCCGGCTGGAGGACCACCGGGACGCGCTGGCCGACCTGCCCAACTTCCTGCCCTGCGACATGGCCTTCCACCGCGAGATCGCCACCATCTCCGGCAACCCGATCTATGTGGCGGTCAGCCAATCCATGTTCGCGTGGCTGGCGGTCTACCATGTGAAGCTGCTGCGGGCACCGGGCGCCGAGCTGATCACCATCGAGGAGCATGAGAGGATCTTCGACGCCGTCGCCGACCGTGACCCGGACGCGGCGGCGGCGGCCATGTCCGACCACCTGAAGCGGGCGAGCCAGCTGTACCGGCAGTTCGAGAGTTGA